The following proteins come from a genomic window of Streptomyces sp. NBC_00539:
- a CDS encoding phosphoribosyltransferase, which yields MEEVWSGTWVADRLGVRLEQGAAPGRTMVPGQAAPGGPPLRELLGLALRRNPKRAHLLVSRILGKHVPQSPAAVHAAGYGLGERVRGLLGGEAADAVVLGYAETATGLGHSVADGLRDAPYLHSTRRPVPGVEPAGGFEEAHSHATSHLLLPEDPKLLTGSGPLVLVDDEFSTGNTILNTISDLHARHPRPRYVVVALVDMRSPADRERLDAFAAGLGARIDLVALACGTVRLPEDVLAKGQALVEEHETRGAPAEAGPAAPVRRIGLDWPAGLPDGGRHGFTPAHRARLEAALPALAARIDAELAAGPGGGADAGPGAGTAAGRPRRVLVLGNEELMYAPLRLARALEESGAPAGREVRFSTTTRSPVLAVDDPGYAIRTRLTFPAHDDPADGPGERYAYNVAGAGFDAVVAVVDSHGDTDALHAPDGLLARLAAHTGQVLLVVVPSYVPGTPSQAPAAVPTEPYDRQEPIMTEPLRGPAFSSYAAEDVGWLLQDFSAVELEAPTEEREEAIQAGGAHYAESLPVEYQPSPEYQRLYQSALTASAARIARAVGTVTETVLAERSPSPVLVSLARAGTPVGVLMRRWAQARHGLHLPHYAVSIVRGRGIDANALRWLAAHHDPADVVFVDGWTGKGAITRELRDALAEFDGFDPEIVVLADPGSCVATYGTREDFLIPSACLNSTVSGLVSRTVLRSDLVGPADFHGAKYYRELAPADVSVAFVDAVAARFDEVADAVDAEVKELLAADRTPTWEGWAAVERISEEYGIHDVNLVKPGVGETTRVLLRRVPWKILAKRGAGADLDHVRLLAQQRGVPVEEVDGLPYTCVGLIHPRFTRGATGADGKAVASK from the coding sequence ATCGAAGAGGTGTGGTCGGGAACCTGGGTCGCGGACCGGCTGGGCGTGCGCCTGGAACAGGGCGCGGCGCCGGGGCGGACGATGGTGCCGGGGCAGGCTGCGCCCGGGGGGCCGCCGCTGCGTGAGCTCCTGGGCCTCGCCCTGCGCCGCAACCCCAAGCGCGCCCACCTGCTGGTCTCCCGGATCCTCGGCAAGCACGTCCCGCAGTCCCCGGCGGCCGTGCACGCCGCCGGATACGGGCTCGGCGAACGCGTCCGGGGCCTGCTGGGCGGGGAAGCCGCCGACGCCGTCGTCCTCGGGTACGCGGAGACCGCCACCGGCCTCGGCCACAGTGTCGCCGACGGCCTCCGTGACGCCCCCTACCTGCACTCCACCCGCCGCCCCGTGCCCGGTGTCGAGCCCGCGGGCGGCTTCGAGGAGGCCCACTCGCACGCCACCTCGCACCTGCTGCTGCCCGAGGACCCGAAGCTGCTGACCGGCAGCGGGCCCCTGGTACTGGTCGATGACGAGTTCTCCACCGGCAACACCATCCTGAACACCATCAGCGACCTGCACGCCCGCCACCCCCGGCCCCGCTACGTCGTGGTCGCCCTGGTCGACATGCGCTCCCCGGCCGACCGCGAGCGGCTCGACGCCTTCGCCGCCGGGCTCGGGGCCCGGATAGACCTCGTCGCCCTCGCCTGCGGGACGGTCCGGCTGCCCGAGGACGTGCTGGCCAAGGGGCAGGCGCTGGTCGAGGAGCACGAGACCCGGGGTGCCCCGGCCGAGGCCGGCCCGGCGGCCCCCGTCCGGCGCATCGGCCTGGACTGGCCCGCCGGGCTGCCCGACGGGGGCCGGCACGGCTTCACCCCCGCCCACCGGGCCCGGCTGGAGGCGGCGCTGCCCGCGCTGGCTGCCCGGATCGACGCAGAACTCGCCGCCGGGCCGGGGGGCGGGGCCGACGCCGGGCCGGGGGCGGGGACGGCGGCTGGGCGGCCCCGGCGGGTCCTGGTCCTGGGCAACGAGGAGCTGATGTACGCGCCGCTGCGCCTCGCGCGGGCCCTGGAGGAGTCCGGGGCGCCCGCGGGACGCGAAGTCCGCTTCTCCACCACCACCCGCTCGCCGGTCCTCGCCGTGGACGACCCCGGCTACGCCATCCGGACGCGGCTGACCTTCCCGGCCCACGACGATCCCGCCGACGGGCCGGGGGAGCGGTACGCGTACAACGTCGCGGGCGCCGGCTTCGACGCCGTCGTCGCCGTGGTGGACTCCCACGGCGACACCGACGCGCTGCACGCCCCCGACGGGCTCCTCGCCCGGCTCGCCGCGCACACCGGCCAGGTGCTGCTGGTGGTGGTGCCGTCGTACGTACCGGGGACACCGTCGCAAGCCCCCGCGGCGGTCCCCACCGAGCCCTACGACCGGCAGGAGCCGATCATGACCGAGCCCCTGCGCGGGCCCGCCTTCTCCTCCTACGCGGCCGAGGACGTCGGCTGGCTGCTCCAGGACTTCTCGGCCGTGGAACTGGAGGCCCCGACCGAGGAGCGCGAGGAGGCCATCCAGGCGGGCGGCGCGCACTACGCCGAGTCGCTGCCCGTGGAGTACCAGCCGTCCCCCGAGTACCAGCGGCTGTACCAGAGCGCGCTGACCGCCTCCGCCGCCCGAATAGCCCGCGCCGTGGGCACCGTCACCGAGACGGTGCTCGCCGAACGGTCACCCTCGCCCGTGCTCGTCTCCCTCGCCCGCGCGGGAACCCCCGTCGGTGTGCTGATGCGGCGCTGGGCGCAGGCCCGGCACGGACTGCACCTGCCGCACTACGCCGTCTCCATCGTGCGCGGGCGCGGGATCGACGCCAACGCGCTGCGCTGGCTGGCCGCCCACCACGACCCCGCCGACGTCGTCTTCGTCGACGGCTGGACGGGCAAGGGGGCCATCACCCGGGAGCTGCGCGACGCCCTGGCGGAATTCGACGGGTTCGACCCGGAGATCGTCGTCCTCGCCGATCCCGGCTCGTGCGTGGCGACGTACGGCACCCGCGAGGACTTCTTGATCCCCTCCGCCTGCCTCAATTCCACCGTCTCCGGACTCGTCTCGCGTACGGTGCTCAGGTCCGACCTGGTCGGGCCCGCCGACTTCCACGGCGCGAAGTACTACCGCGAGCTCGCCCCCGCCGACGTGTCGGTCGCGTTCGTCGACGCCGTCGCCGCCCGCTTCGACGAGGTGGCCGATGCCGTGGACGCCGAGGTCAAGGAACTGCTCGCGGCCGACCGGACCCCCACCTGGGAGGGCTGGGCGGCGGTCGAGCGGATCAGCGAGGAGTACGGGATCCACGACGTGAACCTGGTCAAGCCCGGCGTCGGCGAGACCACGCGCGTACTGCTGCGCCGGGTGCCGTGGAAGATCCTCGCCAAGCGCGGCGCCGGCGCCGACCTGGACCACGTACGCCTCCTCGCGCAGCAGCGCGGGGTGCCGGTCGAAGAGGTCGACGGGCTGCCCTACACCTGCGTGGGACTCATCCACCCCCGCTTCACGCGCGGCGCCACCGGCGCCGACGGAAAGGCCGTGGCCTCCAAGTGA
- a CDS encoding HAD family hydrolase: MTVLVASDLDRTLIYSAAALGLTMPDPVAPRLLCVEVHESKPLSYMTETAAALLAELTADPGVVWVPTTTRTRKQYQRIRFPGRPAKYAICANGGQLLVDGVPDRDWRRQVAARLAEECAPLAEVYAHLLATADPAWLRKARVAEDLFAYLVVERALVPDEWLKALVSWAEPRGWTVSLQGRKIYAVPGPLTKSAAMRELARRTGAATTLAAGDSLLDADLLLAADRGWRPGHGELADAGWTAGSVTALAQAGVLAGEEIVRAFRRAVGELGTLGA, encoded by the coding sequence GTGACCGTCCTCGTAGCCAGTGACCTCGACCGCACGCTCATCTACTCGGCGGCAGCCCTCGGCCTGACCATGCCCGACCCGGTGGCGCCCAGGCTGCTGTGCGTGGAGGTCCACGAGAGCAAGCCGCTGTCGTACATGACCGAGACCGCGGCGGCCCTGCTGGCGGAGCTGACCGCCGACCCGGGCGTCGTCTGGGTCCCGACCACCACCCGCACGCGCAAGCAGTACCAGCGCATCCGCTTCCCCGGACGCCCCGCGAAGTACGCCATCTGCGCCAACGGCGGGCAGCTGCTCGTGGACGGCGTACCGGACCGGGACTGGCGGCGTCAGGTCGCGGCGCGGCTGGCCGAGGAGTGCGCCCCGCTCGCCGAGGTGTACGCACACCTGCTGGCGACCGCCGACCCGGCGTGGCTGCGCAAGGCGCGGGTGGCGGAGGACCTGTTCGCGTACCTGGTGGTGGAGCGGGCGCTGGTCCCCGACGAGTGGCTCAAGGCGCTGGTCTCCTGGGCGGAGCCCCGCGGCTGGACGGTGTCCCTGCAGGGCCGCAAGATCTACGCCGTCCCGGGCCCGCTGACCAAGAGCGCCGCCATGCGGGAGCTGGCCCGCCGCACCGGGGCCGCCACGACCCTGGCCGCCGGTGACTCGCTGCTGGACGCCGATCTGCTGCTGGCGGCGGACCGGGGATGGCGGCCGGGCCACGGCGAACTCGCGGACGCGGGCTGGACCGCCGGGTCGGTCACGGCGCTGGCGCAGGCCGGCGTCCTGGCGGGTGAGGAGATCGTGCGCGCGTTCCGGCGAGCGGTCGGGGAACTCGGCACACTGGGCGCATGA
- a CDS encoding O-methyltransferase: MTKGNSTKITDELYQYMLDHNPPLDAVQRGLVTTTYEKFPDAAGMQSAHEQGPLLAFLVRLTGARRIVEIGTFTGFSTLSMAQALPADGALIACDISEEWTAYGRQAWEEAGVADRIDLRIAPALETLRAMPGEPHIDMAYVDADKENQIAYWEELVPRMRPGGLIVSDNTLYHGRVVDEAATGAAAAMRAFNDHVLADDRMESVLLAISDGLTLSRKR; this comes from the coding sequence ATGACCAAGGGCAACAGCACCAAGATCACCGACGAGCTCTACCAGTACATGCTCGACCACAACCCGCCGCTGGACGCCGTCCAGCGGGGTCTCGTGACGACCACGTACGAGAAGTTCCCCGATGCTGCGGGCATGCAGTCGGCGCACGAGCAGGGCCCGCTGCTGGCCTTCCTGGTCCGGCTGACGGGCGCCCGCCGCATCGTGGAGATCGGCACCTTCACCGGCTTCTCGACCCTGTCCATGGCGCAGGCGCTGCCCGCGGACGGCGCGCTGATCGCCTGCGACATCTCCGAGGAGTGGACGGCGTACGGCAGGCAGGCCTGGGAGGAGGCGGGCGTCGCGGACCGCATCGACCTGCGGATCGCCCCGGCGCTGGAGACGCTGCGCGCCATGCCGGGGGAGCCGCACATCGACATGGCCTACGTGGACGCCGACAAGGAGAACCAGATCGCCTACTGGGAGGAGCTCGTGCCGCGCATGCGGCCGGGAGGGCTGATCGTCAGCGACAACACCCTCTACCACGGCCGGGTGGTGGACGAGGCGGCGACGGGCGCGGCGGCCGCCATGCGCGCCTTCAACGACCACGTGCTGGCCGACGACCGCATGGAGTCGGTGCTGCTCGCCATCTCGGACGGCCTGACCCTGTCGCGCAAGCGGTAA
- a CDS encoding FmdB family zinc ribbon protein, which yields MPRYEYRCRTCDDTFEVSRPMAESSAPADCPAGHADTVKLLSAVAVGGAARSGPASAPAPAMGGGCCGGGGCG from the coding sequence ATGCCCCGTTACGAATACCGCTGCCGGACCTGTGACGACACCTTCGAGGTGAGCCGTCCGATGGCCGAGTCCTCGGCGCCCGCCGACTGCCCCGCCGGTCACGCCGACACCGTCAAGCTGCTCTCCGCGGTCGCGGTCGGCGGTGCGGCCCGCAGCGGGCCGGCTTCCGCCCCCGCCCCCGCCATGGGCGGCGGCTGCTGCGGTGGGGGCGGCTGCGGCTGA
- a CDS encoding DUF4383 domain-containing protein, which produces MVTHAAPHMRRPVSARLDEHLPVDHKLSKVYRVGAGLTGLLLVVFGVLGLVHRIGFFDTGGDTVMALNTNGALSVLSICIGALLFYGMVVGGNFASTLNIALGLLFIASGFVNLALLDTGLNFLAFHLPNVLFSFVVGVMLMWFGMYGRVGGGLSHDNPYWRARHPEEAAREDRAAARRALGTRRTPPHP; this is translated from the coding sequence ATGGTCACTCACGCGGCTCCGCACATGCGGCGGCCGGTCAGTGCCCGGCTCGACGAGCACTTGCCGGTCGATCACAAGCTCAGCAAGGTGTACCGGGTGGGCGCGGGCCTGACCGGGCTGCTGCTGGTCGTGTTCGGCGTCCTGGGGCTGGTGCACCGGATCGGGTTCTTCGACACCGGCGGGGACACCGTGATGGCGCTGAACACGAACGGGGCGTTGAGCGTGCTGTCGATCTGCATCGGCGCGCTGCTGTTCTACGGGATGGTGGTCGGCGGGAACTTCGCCTCGACCCTGAACATCGCGCTGGGTCTGCTGTTCATCGCGAGCGGGTTCGTGAACCTCGCGCTGCTGGACACCGGGCTCAACTTCCTGGCGTTCCACCTCCCGAACGTGCTGTTCAGCTTCGTCGTCGGCGTGATGCTGATGTGGTTCGGCATGTACGGGCGGGTCGGGGGCGGCCTGTCGCACGACAACCCGTACTGGCGCGCCCGCCACCCCGAGGAGGCCGCCCGGGAGGACCGCGCCGCGGCCCGGCGCGCACTCGGCACCCGTCGCACGCCGCCCCACCCCTGA
- a CDS encoding DUF4352 domain-containing protein, which produces MSHQFPPSGPPQPGYGYPPPPAPKKSNAGKIVGFSCLGVVGVVVLLGVVGALVTGGDDQKSPSRPVEAVASQPVKAPEVQPSKAPEKKQSVTVTAQKTAFKASVLAQGDGYTSVSVTVTNNSTKPINVNPLYFTLTDTNGTKHASQLAVDENQIDTVELAPGENITGAVTGKGAFSAKTVTYTDGLIGEAVRAEVP; this is translated from the coding sequence ATGTCCCATCAGTTTCCGCCGTCCGGCCCGCCCCAGCCCGGATACGGCTACCCGCCCCCGCCGGCGCCGAAGAAGTCCAACGCCGGCAAGATCGTCGGATTCTCGTGCCTGGGTGTCGTCGGCGTAGTCGTCCTGCTCGGCGTCGTCGGCGCCCTGGTCACTGGTGGCGACGACCAGAAGAGCCCTTCGCGACCCGTCGAGGCCGTGGCCTCACAGCCCGTCAAGGCCCCGGAGGTCCAGCCTTCCAAGGCGCCGGAGAAGAAGCAGTCGGTCACCGTCACCGCCCAGAAGACGGCCTTCAAGGCGAGCGTCCTCGCGCAGGGCGACGGTTACACCAGCGTGTCCGTCACCGTCACCAACAACTCGACGAAGCCGATCAACGTCAACCCGCTCTACTTCACCCTCACGGACACCAACGGCACCAAGCACGCCTCCCAGCTCGCGGTGGACGAGAACCAGATCGACACCGTCGAACTCGCGCCGGGCGAGAACATCACCGGTGCCGTCACCGGCAAGGGCGCGTTCAGCGCGAAGACGGTGACCTATACGGACGGGCTCATCGGCGAGGCTGTGCGCGCCGAGGTCCCCTAG
- a CDS encoding TRADD-N-associated membrane domain-containing protein, translating into MGEWVAWAAALVGGAGYLVLERRARQGFERRREAERERLLALLPAPRAEAGDPKYADVGGIPVRTAARGDDFTPLLVEYYAYGLTQARSSFVTSQRFAGAGAVILLGGVALAVWKAESSGDLYLGIVTSSVGLVVTVIGQLFHRRADVALRYMAGQTASLRDDRRSAESMAQAVRLLDEVADPELRGRLQAGLIMKLSGAELPEQGPAAG; encoded by the coding sequence ATGGGGGAGTGGGTGGCGTGGGCGGCCGCGCTCGTGGGCGGGGCGGGATACCTCGTACTGGAGCGGCGGGCCCGGCAGGGGTTCGAGCGGAGGCGGGAGGCCGAGCGGGAGCGGTTGCTCGCGCTGCTACCGGCACCCCGGGCGGAGGCGGGCGATCCGAAGTACGCGGACGTCGGTGGGATACCGGTCAGGACCGCGGCCCGGGGCGACGATTTCACCCCGCTGCTCGTCGAGTACTACGCCTACGGGCTCACCCAGGCGCGCAGCAGCTTCGTGACCAGCCAGCGCTTCGCCGGGGCCGGGGCGGTGATCCTGCTCGGCGGGGTGGCGCTGGCGGTGTGGAAGGCGGAGAGCAGCGGCGACCTGTACCTCGGCATCGTCACCAGCTCCGTCGGACTGGTCGTCACCGTCATCGGGCAGCTCTTCCACCGCAGGGCCGACGTCGCCCTGCGCTACATGGCCGGGCAGACGGCCTCGCTGCGGGACGACCGGCGCTCGGCGGAGTCGATGGCGCAGGCGGTCCGGCTGCTGGACGAGGTCGCCGATCCGGAGCTACGGGGACGGCTCCAAGCCGGCCTGATCATGAAGCTGTCCGGGGCCGAGCTGCCGGAGCAGGGCCCGGCCGCGGGGTAG
- a CDS encoding DUF2277 domain-containing protein, which produces MCRSIKTLRPPAIPEKATEEEIRAAALQYVRKVSGFRAPAAHNREVFDAAVDAIAEATAALLDGVHVRGREPVAQTG; this is translated from the coding sequence ATGTGCCGTTCCATTAAGACCCTGCGCCCGCCCGCCATCCCGGAAAAGGCCACGGAGGAGGAGATCCGCGCAGCCGCCCTCCAGTACGTGCGGAAGGTCTCCGGGTTCCGGGCGCCCGCCGCACACAACCGGGAAGTGTTCGACGCCGCCGTGGACGCCATCGCCGAAGCGACGGCAGCGCTCCTCGACGGTGTGCACGTACGGGGCCGGGAGCCGGTCGCCCAGACCGGGTGA
- a CDS encoding DedA family protein → MLEALGSLTSSPWIYAVVAVSVVLDVFLPVLPSGVLVITSAAAAAAAGAAGSAAPVHARVPDVMALLVIATTASVLGDMAAFRLARRGGARLDRVIARSRRLTRAHERLGVALARGGGALVVIARFAPAGRSVVSLGAGKTQREVREFLPWSVLAGMAWAGYSVALGYFGTQWLGAAWLGTAVSVIALFAAGSLAVFLLRRPLPSAAPAA, encoded by the coding sequence TTGCTTGAGGCTCTGGGTTCGCTGACTTCGAGCCCCTGGATCTACGCCGTGGTGGCGGTGTCCGTCGTGCTCGACGTGTTCCTGCCGGTGTTGCCGAGCGGGGTCCTGGTGATCACCTCGGCGGCCGCAGCGGCGGCGGCCGGGGCCGCGGGTTCGGCGGCGCCGGTGCACGCGCGGGTGCCGGACGTCATGGCGCTGCTGGTGATCGCGACGACGGCCTCCGTGCTGGGCGACATGGCCGCGTTCCGGCTGGCGCGGCGCGGCGGTGCCCGCCTGGACCGGGTCATCGCCCGTTCGCGCCGGCTGACCCGGGCCCATGAGCGGCTGGGCGTGGCTCTGGCCCGTGGGGGCGGCGCGCTGGTGGTGATCGCCCGCTTCGCCCCGGCGGGCCGCTCGGTGGTGTCCCTGGGTGCGGGCAAGACGCAGCGCGAGGTGCGCGAGTTCCTCCCGTGGTCGGTGCTGGCGGGCATGGCGTGGGCCGGTTACAGCGTGGCGCTCGGTTACTTCGGGACGCAGTGGCTGGGCGCGGCGTGGCTGGGTACGGCGGTCTCCGTGATCGCCCTGTTCGCGGCGGGCTCCCTCGCGGTGTTCCTGCTGCGCCGCCCGTTGCCGTCGGCGGCACCGGCCGCGTAG